A single region of the Novosphingobium sp. SL115 genome encodes:
- a CDS encoding alpha-D-glucose phosphate-specific phosphoglucomutase: MTITVSTTPYTGQKPGTSGLRKKVKVFQQPNYAENFIQSVFDVVERADGSTLVLGGDGRYHNRTVIQIAIRIAAANGYGRVLVGQGGILSTPAASHVIRKYGASGGLILSASHNPGGPDEDFGIKYNIANGGPAPEGITDAIYARTQTIDRWLTVEADDVDLDTLGETKCGPLTVEVIDCVADYAELMETLFDFNAIRANVQAGFTMSFDAMSAVTGPYATEILEGRLGFPSGTVRNGIPLEDFGGHHPDPNMVHAHELFDTMFGTNAPDFGAASDGDGDRNLIVGKGRFITPSDSLAMLAANAHLAPGYASGLKGIARSMPTSAAADRVAQALGLPCFETPTGWKFFGNLLDAGMATICGEESAGTGSDHVREKDGLWAVLLWLNILAVRKISVDQLAREHWAQFGRNYYARHDYEALPTDQADVLMGELKGSLAGLAGKSFGSLVVSVADNFSYLDPVDGSTSANQGVRVMFEGGSRVVFRLSGTGTEGATLRVYLERYEPVGGDLDRETPDMLADLIAAADAIAGIVRHTGRTAPDVVT, encoded by the coding sequence ATGACCATTACCGTATCGACCACCCCCTACACCGGCCAAAAGCCCGGCACGTCCGGCCTGCGCAAAAAGGTGAAGGTCTTCCAGCAACCCAATTATGCGGAAAACTTCATCCAGTCGGTGTTCGATGTGGTCGAACGTGCTGATGGTTCGACGCTGGTGCTCGGTGGCGATGGCCGATATCACAACCGCACCGTCATCCAGATCGCCATCCGCATCGCCGCGGCCAATGGTTATGGCCGGGTGCTGGTGGGGCAAGGCGGCATCCTGTCGACCCCGGCAGCCAGCCATGTTATCCGCAAATATGGCGCATCAGGCGGCTTGATCCTTTCGGCCAGCCACAATCCCGGCGGCCCGGACGAAGATTTCGGAATCAAATACAACATTGCCAACGGCGGCCCCGCCCCGGAAGGCATCACCGATGCGATCTATGCCCGCACGCAAACGATCGATCGCTGGCTGACGGTAGAAGCGGACGATGTGGATCTGGACACGCTGGGAGAAACCAAGTGTGGCCCACTCACGGTTGAAGTGATCGATTGTGTTGCCGATTACGCTGAACTGATGGAAACTCTGTTCGATTTCAATGCGATCCGGGCGAATGTTCAGGCCGGCTTTACCATGTCATTTGACGCGATGAGCGCAGTGACCGGCCCTTACGCCACCGAAATCCTCGAAGGTCGCCTTGGCTTTCCCAGCGGCACCGTGCGCAACGGCATCCCGCTCGAAGATTTCGGCGGGCATCACCCTGACCCGAACATGGTTCACGCGCACGAACTGTTCGACACCATGTTTGGCACGAACGCGCCAGACTTTGGCGCGGCGTCCGATGGCGATGGCGACCGCAACCTGATTGTCGGCAAAGGCCGCTTCATCACCCCGTCGGACAGCCTTGCCATGCTGGCCGCCAATGCGCACCTTGCTCCCGGTTATGCGTCGGGCCTCAAGGGCATTGCCCGCTCCATGCCTACCAGCGCTGCGGCAGACCGCGTGGCGCAGGCGCTGGGCCTGCCATGCTTTGAAACGCCAACTGGCTGGAAGTTCTTCGGCAACCTTCTCGACGCTGGCATGGCCACCATCTGCGGTGAAGAAAGCGCCGGGACGGGCAGCGATCATGTGCGCGAAAAGGATGGCCTTTGGGCCGTGCTGCTCTGGCTCAACATTCTGGCCGTGCGCAAGATCAGCGTCGATCAACTCGCGCGTGAACACTGGGCGCAATTCGGGCGCAACTATTATGCGCGCCATGATTACGAAGCGCTGCCCACCGATCAGGCCGATGTCCTGATGGGTGAATTGAAAGGATCTCTCGCAGGTTTGGCTGGTAAGTCCTTTGGATCACTTGTTGTTTCGGTGGCAGATAACTTTTCCTACCTCGATCCGGTGGATGGTTCGACCAGCGCCAATCAAGGCGTGCGGGTGATGTTCGAAGGCGGATCGCGCGTGGTCTTCCGCCTGTCTGGCACCGGCACCGAAGGCGCAACGCTGCGTGTCTATCTGGAACGCTATGAACCGGTTGGTGGCGATCTGGACCGGGAAACGCCGGACATGCTGGCCGACCTAATCGCAGCGGCCGATGCCATCGCCGGAATCGTCCGCCACACCGGCCGCACCGCGCCCGATGTGGTGACGTGA
- the glgA gene encoding glycogen synthase GlgA, giving the protein MTIKVLSVASEAVPLIKTGGLADVAGALPAAVAPHGIEMTTMLPGYPAVIKALSRPRTVHAWASLLGEKARLLAGKIDGHPLLVLDAPAYFQRDGGPYGDTSGRDWADNWRRFAAFSRAAADVGSGTIKGRAFDLVHAHDWQAAMTPAYMRFATPEGGRRVPSVMTIHNMAFQGHYGADLFPALGLPPHAWSMDGVEYHGGIGFLKAGLEAASAITTVSPTYAREIRTAEFGMGLEGLIVSRDARVSGIVNGIDTAQWNPETDPALKSRFSVKTLARRDANKRALEAEFGLEPGDGPLFIVISRLTWQKGIDVLLETLDHLVGIGGRLALLGSGDAAMEGTFHAAAMRHPGKIAVRTGYDEALSHRMQAGGDAILVPSRFEPCGLTQLYGLAYGCVPVVARTGGLADTVIDANLAALNGGVATGIQFTGVHYAALSDAISRTVTLYWQRDAWRSMQRAGIKADFSWNRSGKAYADLYARLIAEDQ; this is encoded by the coding sequence ATGACCATCAAGGTTCTTTCCGTCGCGTCCGAAGCCGTACCGCTGATAAAGACCGGTGGTCTTGCCGATGTGGCGGGCGCCCTGCCCGCCGCAGTCGCTCCACATGGGATAGAGATGACCACGATGCTACCGGGCTATCCGGCGGTCATCAAGGCTCTGTCCCGCCCCCGCACGGTTCACGCGTGGGCTTCTCTGCTGGGCGAAAAGGCGCGCCTGCTTGCCGGAAAGATCGACGGGCATCCGCTGCTGGTCTTGGATGCGCCTGCCTATTTTCAGCGCGATGGCGGTCCTTACGGTGATACGTCGGGGCGCGACTGGGCTGATAACTGGCGCCGCTTCGCCGCGTTTAGCCGTGCAGCGGCAGACGTGGGATCAGGCACCATAAAAGGGCGCGCGTTCGATCTGGTCCACGCGCACGATTGGCAAGCAGCCATGACGCCTGCCTACATGCGCTTTGCCACGCCCGAAGGCGGACGGCGCGTGCCATCGGTAATGACCATTCACAACATGGCATTTCAGGGCCATTATGGCGCAGACCTGTTCCCCGCGCTTGGCCTGCCCCCCCATGCCTGGTCGATGGATGGGGTGGAATACCATGGCGGCATCGGCTTCCTGAAAGCAGGGTTGGAAGCGGCCAGCGCCATCACCACCGTAAGCCCCACTTATGCGCGAGAAATCCGCACAGCCGAATTCGGCATGGGTCTTGAAGGCTTGATCGTCAGCCGCGATGCGCGGGTATCCGGCATCGTCAACGGCATCGACACTGCCCAGTGGAACCCGGAAACCGATCCAGCACTGAAAAGCCGCTTCAGCGTCAAAACCCTTGCCCGGCGCGACGCCAACAAGCGCGCGCTGGAAGCTGAATTCGGCCTTGAACCCGGCGATGGGCCGCTGTTCATCGTCATCTCGCGGCTGACCTGGCAAAAGGGCATAGATGTCCTTCTCGAAACGCTCGACCACCTCGTCGGCATCGGCGGCCGCCTTGCCCTGCTCGGCTCTGGCGATGCGGCGATGGAGGGGACATTTCACGCCGCGGCCATGCGCCATCCCGGCAAGATCGCCGTTCGCACCGGCTATGATGAGGCCTTGTCCCACCGTATGCAGGCAGGCGGCGATGCCATCCTTGTGCCAAGCCGCTTTGAACCTTGCGGCCTGACTCAGCTTTACGGCCTTGCTTATGGCTGTGTCCCAGTGGTCGCCCGCACCGGCGGCCTTGCCGATACGGTGATCGACGCCAATCTTGCCGCATTGAACGGCGGTGTCGCCACCGGCATACAGTTCACCGGGGTTCACTATGCCGCCCTTTCTGATGCGATCAGCAGAACGGTAACACTTTACTGGCAGCGAGATGCATGGCGCTCTATGCAACGCGCAGGAATCAAAGCCGATTTTTCGTGGAACCGTTCGGGCAAGGCCTATGCGGACCTCTACGCCCGTCTCATCGCGGAGGACCAATGA